One window from the genome of Paracoccus marcusii encodes:
- a CDS encoding amidase, giving the protein MTAFADLTAAAMTAGFADRSLSPVEVTRAVLDRIEACEPVLNAMWTVDHDVALEAARASEERWRRGAPLTVKGVSLDGVPITIKENIATRGVAMPLGTAVSDMTPRAEDAPPAARMREAGAVFLGRTTMPDFGMLSSGLSSFHRLARNPWNTAMNPGGSSAGAGAAGAAGYGPLHLGTDIGGSIRLPAAWCGLVGLKPSLGRVPIDPPFMGRAAGPMTRTVTDAAMAMAVLSQPDGRDHMSLPPATIDWMNLDCDLKGLRVGLLMDAGCGTAVDPQVSDAVTAAAALFEQAGAVIRPIDPWMTPDLLQSLDDFWRTRAGLDVLALAPEQRARILPLVREWAESGLGRSGEDVWRSYGATVEIRRRTTQAMADLDLILSPISPNVSFPADWAYPADNDVTRAMQHIGFTAPFNIGEQPAISVPCGHDRNGVPIGLQIAGRRFDDLGVLRAARAWERIAPPARPWPVVTG; this is encoded by the coding sequence ATGACTGCATTTGCCGACCTGACCGCCGCCGCGATGACCGCGGGCTTCGCCGACCGCAGCCTGTCCCCGGTCGAGGTGACCCGCGCCGTCCTGGACCGTATCGAGGCCTGCGAGCCGGTACTGAACGCGATGTGGACCGTCGATCACGACGTGGCGCTGGAGGCCGCCCGCGCGTCCGAGGAGCGCTGGCGGCGCGGCGCGCCGTTGACGGTGAAAGGCGTGTCGCTGGACGGCGTGCCCATCACCATCAAGGAGAACATCGCCACCCGCGGCGTGGCGATGCCCCTGGGCACCGCGGTCAGCGACATGACGCCGCGCGCCGAGGACGCGCCCCCCGCCGCCCGCATGCGCGAGGCAGGGGCGGTCTTTCTGGGACGCACGACCATGCCCGATTTCGGGATGCTGTCCTCGGGCCTGTCCAGCTTTCACCGGCTGGCGCGCAACCCGTGGAACACCGCCATGAACCCCGGCGGTTCCAGCGCGGGGGCGGGAGCGGCAGGGGCTGCGGGCTATGGGCCGCTCCATCTGGGGACCGATATCGGCGGATCGATCCGGCTGCCCGCCGCGTGGTGCGGGCTGGTGGGGCTGAAGCCCAGCCTGGGGCGCGTGCCGATCGACCCGCCCTTCATGGGGCGCGCGGCGGGACCGATGACGCGGACCGTCACCGATGCAGCGATGGCCATGGCGGTGCTGTCCCAGCCCGACGGGCGCGACCACATGTCCCTGCCGCCCGCGACGATCGACTGGATGAATTTGGATTGCGACCTGAAGGGGCTGCGCGTCGGCCTGCTGATGGACGCCGGCTGCGGCACGGCGGTCGACCCGCAGGTCAGCGACGCCGTGACCGCCGCGGCGGCGCTGTTCGAACAGGCTGGTGCCGTCATCCGGCCCATCGATCCGTGGATGACCCCCGACCTGCTGCAGAGCCTGGATGATTTCTGGCGCACGCGGGCCGGGCTGGACGTGCTGGCGCTGGCGCCCGAACAGCGGGCCCGGATCCTGCCGCTGGTGCGGGAATGGGCCGAATCGGGTCTGGGCCGGTCCGGAGAGGACGTCTGGCGCAGCTATGGCGCCACGGTCGAGATCCGTCGTCGCACCACGCAGGCCATGGCTGATCTGGACCTGATCCTGTCGCCCATCTCTCCGAATGTCAGCTTTCCGGCGGATTGGGCCTATCCGGCCGACAACGACGTGACTCGCGCGATGCAGCATATCGGCTTTACCGCGCCCTTCAACATCGGCGAACAACCGGCGATCAGCGTGCCCTGCGGCCATGACCGGAACGGCGTGCCCATCGGGTTGCAGATCGCGGGCCGCCGGTTCGACGACCTGGGCGTGCTGCGCGCCGCGCGGGCGTGGGAACGGATCGCCCCGCCCGCACGCCCCTGGCCCGTGGTCACGGGCTAG
- a CDS encoding NAD(P)-dependent oxidoreductase — protein sequence MVGGKIASGHLVARTASAQAGPPAGQEETMDKMTVGMVGVGLMGHGIARNIAAKGWPLLFLDHPGNQPVGDLTALGARRLDRLEALAECRAVILCLSGTPQVEEVLLGAGGLLAAIRPGTVIVDCSTAIPASTLRLAGLTREAGGEFMDAAMTRTPKEAEEGRLNLLVGADGDLFNRMRPLLGTFAENIFHAGEVGAGHTLKLLHNFVSIGCATLISEAAACARQAGIRDATFVDVLSKGGGHGAALDRIAPFLLSGDTSGMRFSVANAAKDLSYYRQLSRDVGAAHDAADGVGAALDGLAQGGFADSYLSEAAALFFPQDKPSHD from the coding sequence GTGGTCGGTGGAAAAATTGCGTCCGGTCACCTTGTGGCCCGGACGGCCAGCGCCCAAGCTGGCCCCCCGGCAGGACAGGAGGAGACGATGGACAAGATGACGGTCGGCATGGTGGGCGTGGGTCTGATGGGCCACGGCATCGCGCGAAACATTGCGGCCAAGGGGTGGCCGCTGCTGTTTCTGGATCATCCCGGCAACCAGCCGGTCGGTGACCTGACGGCGCTTGGTGCGCGCCGCCTCGACAGGCTGGAGGCCCTGGCGGAATGCCGCGCGGTCATCCTGTGCCTGTCCGGCACCCCCCAGGTCGAAGAGGTGCTGCTGGGCGCGGGCGGTCTGCTGGCCGCGATCCGTCCGGGAACCGTGATCGTCGACTGTTCGACCGCGATCCCGGCATCGACCCTGCGCCTGGCGGGGCTGACGCGCGAGGCGGGCGGGGAATTCATGGACGCGGCCATGACCCGCACCCCGAAGGAGGCCGAGGAAGGCCGCCTGAACCTGCTGGTGGGCGCGGACGGTGATCTGTTCAACCGCATGCGCCCCCTGCTGGGCACGTTCGCCGAGAACATCTTTCACGCGGGCGAGGTCGGCGCGGGCCATACGCTGAAGCTGCTGCACAACTTCGTCTCGATCGGCTGCGCGACCCTGATCAGCGAGGCCGCGGCCTGTGCGCGGCAGGCGGGCATCCGTGACGCGACCTTTGTCGACGTGCTGTCCAAGGGCGGCGGGCACGGTGCCGCGCTGGACCGGATCGCGCCCTTCCTGCTGTCGGGGGACACATCGGGAATGCGCTTTTCGGTCGCGAATGCGGCCAAGGACCTGTCCTATTACCGACAACTGTCGCGGGACGTGGGCGCCGCGCATGACGCGGCAGACGGCGTCGGGGCAGCCCTGGACGGGCTGGCCCAAGGCGGTTTCGCCGACAGCTATCTGTCGGAAGCCGCGGCCCTGTTTTTTCCGCAGGACAAGCCCTCGCACGACTAG
- a CDS encoding aldehyde dehydrogenase family protein, translating into MIIDDLTRIDTSLIFVDGHWTRPQGGTLPVEDPSTGDAIGVIGRGTPADVDVAVAAARAALDGPWGALTATDRGRILTRMSALVLDRAEDLAMIETLDVGKPLDQSRRDSVALARYLEFYGGAADKLMGSTIPYQQGYTAYTLREPHGVCGIIIPWNYPMQILGRAVAAALAAGNAVVLKPAEDASLSALVFAQIAHQAGLPPGALNVVTGLGAEVGAALSAHRGVHHLSFTGSVGTGAGIQRAAAANAVPVTLELGGKSPQIVFDDADLNRAIPVLVGACMQNAGQTCSAASRVLVQAGVYDEVRRRMSDIFNGLVAGPAPDSHDLGPLVSARQRRLVQDFIDLGTRELTLAAQGRLHPDAAAGGHFVRPTLFADVPPDHTLAQQEIFGPVQVMMPFADEAEALRIANGTDYGLVAGIWTRDGARQLRLAGRLNCGQVFINNYGAGGGVELPFGGIGKSGHGREKGFEALYGFTRTKTIAIHHG; encoded by the coding sequence ATGATCATCGACGATCTGACCCGCATCGACACCAGCCTGATCTTCGTGGATGGCCACTGGACCCGCCCCCAAGGCGGCACCCTGCCGGTCGAGGATCCGTCGACCGGCGATGCCATCGGGGTGATCGGTCGCGGCACCCCGGCCGATGTCGACGTCGCCGTCGCCGCCGCCCGTGCCGCCCTCGACGGCCCCTGGGGGGCGCTGACCGCCACCGACCGCGGGCGCATCCTGACGCGGATGTCCGCCCTGGTCCTGGACCGGGCCGAGGATCTTGCGATGATCGAGACGCTGGACGTGGGCAAGCCGCTGGACCAGTCGCGCCGCGATTCGGTGGCCCTGGCCCGCTATCTGGAGTTCTACGGCGGTGCGGCGGACAAGCTGATGGGCAGCACAATTCCCTATCAGCAGGGCTATACCGCCTATACCCTGCGCGAGCCGCATGGCGTCTGCGGGATCATCATCCCATGGAACTATCCCATGCAGATCCTGGGCCGGGCCGTCGCGGCGGCGCTTGCCGCGGGCAATGCCGTGGTGCTGAAGCCGGCTGAGGATGCGTCGCTCTCGGCCCTGGTCTTTGCGCAGATCGCCCATCAGGCGGGTCTGCCCCCCGGCGCGTTGAACGTCGTGACCGGCCTGGGGGCCGAGGTGGGCGCGGCGCTGTCCGCACATCGGGGCGTGCATCATCTGTCCTTCACCGGCTCGGTCGGGACCGGGGCCGGCATTCAGCGCGCGGCGGCGGCCAACGCCGTGCCCGTAACGCTGGAACTGGGGGGCAAGTCGCCCCAGATCGTCTTTGACGATGCTGACCTGAACCGGGCGATCCCGGTTCTGGTCGGGGCCTGCATGCAGAATGCCGGGCAGACCTGTTCGGCCGCGTCGCGCGTCCTGGTGCAGGCCGGTGTCTACGACGAGGTGCGTCGCCGCATGTCCGACATCTTCAACGGGCTTGTGGCCGGACCGGCGCCCGACAGCCACGACCTGGGTCCGCTGGTGTCGGCGCGCCAGAGGCGACTGGTGCAGGATTTCATCGATCTTGGCACCCGCGAACTGACCTTGGCGGCTCAGGGGCGCCTGCATCCTGACGCGGCGGCCGGCGGCCATTTCGTGCGACCCACGCTGTTTGCGGACGTACCCCCCGATCACACCTTGGCGCAGCAGGAGATCTTTGGTCCGGTGCAGGTCATGATGCCCTTTGCCGACGAGGCAGAGGCCCTTCGCATCGCCAACGGCACCGATTACGGACTGGTCGCCGGCATCTGGACCCGCGACGGGGCGCGACAGCTGCGCCTGGCGGGCCGGCTGAACTGCGGCCAGGTCTTCATCAACAACTATGGCGCGGGGGGCGGGGTCGAGCTGCCCTTCGGCGGCATCGGCAAGTCGGGGCATGGTCGCGAAAAGGGGTTCGAGGCGCTGTACGGCTTCACCCGCACCAAGACCATCGCGATCCACCACGGTTGA
- a CDS encoding L,D-transpeptidase encodes MSTNRPFGDRRTFLQGLAATGVLIPAMAYGQENPGPQRNQSSFRARHWQDFYPSLGKGVLLADVTSRAVHFWSGDESVHFVFPCAIPMTDELTRRGQTEIVRKVANPPWTPTPSMRVKDPTLPQRVEGGAPENPLGKFGLYLGWPAYLVHGTHDTRKIGRRSSSGCYGLYNEHVEKLYAVAEIGTQVTVF; translated from the coding sequence ATGTCCACGAATCGTCCCTTCGGCGACCGAAGAACCTTCCTTCAGGGTCTTGCGGCGACGGGCGTCCTGATCCCCGCCATGGCCTATGGCCAGGAAAACCCGGGACCGCAGCGCAACCAGTCGTCGTTCCGCGCGCGGCATTGGCAGGATTTCTATCCGTCCTTGGGCAAGGGGGTTCTGCTGGCCGACGTGACCTCGCGCGCGGTGCATTTCTGGTCGGGTGACGAAAGCGTGCATTTCGTCTTTCCCTGCGCGATCCCGATGACAGACGAACTGACCCGCCGCGGCCAGACCGAGATCGTGCGCAAGGTCGCCAACCCGCCCTGGACGCCCACCCCCAGCATGCGCGTCAAGGATCCGACCCTGCCGCAGCGGGTCGAGGGGGGCGCTCCCGAAAACCCGTTGGGCAAGTTCGGCCTGTACCTGGGCTGGCCGGCCTATCTGGTCCACGGCACGCATGACACGCGTAAGATCGGGCGGCGGTCGTCGTCGGGCTGCTATGGCCTGTATAACGAGCATGTCGAAAAGCTGTATGCGGTCGCAGAGATCGGCACACAGGTGACGGTGTTCTGA
- a CDS encoding hybrid sensor histidine kinase/response regulator, whose translation MINAVGTDLHPPRIARAVRMMPAFFGCVILALGLVVWLLQVDARRQIDEMGTAATDNTQWFLAQSEVEVLALQRAALLLAAPGAGADQAQDLRQRFDIFYSRIQTLQQGRTYDHLRAEPGISTALQAIQSGLDAAVPVIDGDDAGLIAGLPRIMPIVDAAVPLVRQVSLEGVRLFAEKSALRREGVARALTTLSLLVVPLFMVLAGSVVVLAAMVRSAGERNRRIAAVSNRLNSLFEASIDAILVARPDGRILGFNAAAQRIYGYDRAEAVGADVVDLLTPHDRRAKVREVLARVRDGTTRPRAGGPDIMQTAARHKSGRIIPVELSMSVARGEDGPLVVAFVRDVSRRAAEEAELIEARDRAVAGEQAKTRMIAVMSHEMRTPLNGILGLLDLLSLTELDDRQRQYVAAMEHSGRMLLGHVNDVLDTSRARSGQLVLARNPVDLRSLVDSSILGLQTQAQAAGNQLMAVYSGDDMAPVLGDAARLEQIVVNLVGNAIKFTENGHITVLVDTSGPPGHVTLRVTDTGIGIPAGDLDRIFDAFVTLGSTFDRKVEGTGLGLSIVKGLVDAMGGKITVSSQPGRGTAFRITLPLEPAPVAPDTVPQQAVASPDCPGLSILMVEDNAINRLVAREMLRRQGCEVTEAEDGLAGVAAAQQRRFDLILMDISMPRMNGIDAARRIRAGDGPNRDCPIVALTAHAMPEDLASFRQAGMDRSLVKPLSRAALNALLQAVRPAGPLPQA comes from the coding sequence GTGATCAACGCAGTGGGCACCGACCTGCATCCCCCGCGCATCGCGCGGGCGGTCAGGATGATGCCCGCCTTCTTCGGTTGCGTGATCCTGGCCCTGGGGCTGGTCGTCTGGCTGCTGCAGGTCGATGCGCGCCGTCAGATCGACGAGATGGGGACCGCCGCCACGGACAACACCCAATGGTTCCTGGCCCAGTCCGAGGTTGAGGTGCTGGCCCTGCAGCGTGCCGCGCTGCTGCTGGCCGCGCCCGGTGCCGGCGCGGATCAGGCGCAAGATCTGCGGCAGCGGTTCGACATCTTCTACTCGCGCATCCAGACGCTGCAGCAGGGGCGGACCTATGACCACCTGCGCGCGGAACCCGGCATCTCGACCGCGCTGCAGGCGATCCAGTCCGGGCTGGACGCCGCCGTGCCGGTGATCGACGGCGATGACGCGGGACTGATCGCGGGGCTGCCCCGGATCATGCCCATCGTCGACGCCGCCGTGCCCCTGGTCAGGCAGGTGTCGCTGGAGGGGGTGCGGCTGTTCGCCGAGAAATCCGCGCTGCGCCGCGAAGGCGTGGCCCGCGCATTGACGACCCTGTCGCTGCTGGTCGTTCCGTTGTTCATGGTGCTGGCGGGCAGCGTCGTGGTCCTGGCCGCGATGGTGCGCAGCGCAGGCGAACGAAACCGCCGCATCGCCGCTGTCAGCAATCGCCTGAATTCGCTGTTCGAGGCGTCGATCGACGCAATCCTGGTGGCGCGCCCCGATGGGCGGATCCTGGGTTTCAACGCCGCAGCACAGCGCATCTACGGATATGACCGGGCCGAGGCCGTGGGCGCGGACGTCGTCGACCTGCTGACCCCGCACGACCGACGTGCCAAGGTGCGCGAAGTTCTGGCCCGGGTCCGTGACGGCACCACCCGCCCGCGCGCCGGCGGGCCCGATATCATGCAGACCGCCGCCCGGCACAAGTCGGGCCGGATCATCCCGGTCGAACTGTCCATGTCGGTCGCCCGAGGAGAGGACGGACCGCTGGTGGTCGCCTTTGTGCGCGACGTGTCACGACGCGCGGCCGAGGAGGCCGAACTGATCGAGGCCCGTGACCGCGCCGTCGCGGGCGAACAGGCCAAGACGCGCATGATCGCCGTGATGAGCCATGAGATGCGGACACCCCTGAATGGCATTCTGGGCTTGCTGGACCTGCTGAGCCTGACCGAACTGGACGACCGCCAGCGCCAGTACGTCGCTGCGATGGAGCATTCCGGTCGCATGCTGCTGGGCCATGTCAACGATGTGCTGGACACCTCGCGGGCGCGCAGCGGTCAGTTGGTTCTGGCCCGGAACCCGGTCGACCTGCGCAGCTTGGTCGATTCTTCGATCCTGGGTCTGCAGACGCAGGCACAGGCGGCGGGCAACCAATTGATGGCGGTATATTCCGGCGACGATATGGCGCCGGTCCTGGGCGATGCTGCGCGACTGGAACAGATCGTCGTGAACCTGGTCGGCAACGCCATCAAGTTCACCGAGAACGGACATATCACCGTGTTGGTCGATACGTCGGGGCCACCGGGACACGTCACGTTGCGCGTGACCGACACAGGTATTGGCATCCCCGCAGGCGATCTGGACAGGATCTTCGATGCGTTCGTCACGTTGGGTTCGACCTTCGACCGCAAGGTCGAGGGGACGGGACTTGGTCTTAGCATCGTCAAGGGCCTGGTCGATGCCATGGGCGGAAAGATCACGGTCTCAAGCCAGCCGGGCAGGGGGACCGCGTTCCGGATCACGCTGCCCCTGGAGCCTGCGCCCGTTGCGCCCGACACGGTGCCCCAGCAGGCGGTGGCCAGTCCGGACTGTCCCGGCCTCAGCATTCTGATGGTCGAGGACAATGCCATCAACCGTCTGGTTGCCCGCGAGATGCTGCGCCGCCAAGGATGCGAGGTGACCGAGGCCGAGGATGGCCTTGCCGGCGTCGCCGCCGCCCAACAGCGCCGGTTCGACCTGATCCTGATGGATATCAGCATGCCCCGCATGAACGGCATCGACGCGGCCCGGCGCATTCGCGCGGGTGACGGCCCCAACCGCGACTGCCCCATCGTGGCCCTGACGGCCCATGCCATGCCAGAGGATCTGGCAAGCTTTCGTCAGGCCGGGATGGACCGGTCGCTGGTCAAGCCGCTCAGCCGGGCGGCGCTCAATGCGCTGTTGCAGGCGGTGCGTCCCGCGGGTCCGTTGCCGCAGGCGTGA
- a CDS encoding molybdopterin-dependent oxidoreductase, translated as MKIAALSLLLALAGPALADDPLLTVVGPDGTQTYDEAALQAFGPVSFATSTIWTEGQPTFTGVPLQTILTDAGIDEGTVSAVAINDYAVQIPVDEVTADYPIVAFQQDGQAMSVRDKGPLWVIYPYDSDPALQSEVTYARSIWQLVRIEAVR; from the coding sequence ATGAAGATCGCAGCCCTCTCCCTTTTGCTTGCGCTGGCCGGTCCGGCGCTGGCCGACGATCCGTTGCTGACCGTCGTCGGCCCGGACGGCACGCAGACCTATGACGAGGCGGCGCTTCAGGCGTTTGGGCCGGTCAGCTTTGCCACATCGACCATCTGGACGGAGGGGCAGCCGACCTTCACCGGGGTCCCGCTGCAGACGATCCTGACCGATGCGGGCATCGATGAGGGCACGGTCTCGGCCGTGGCGATCAACGATTACGCGGTGCAGATTCCCGTGGACGAGGTGACGGCGGATTATCCCATCGTCGCGTTCCAGCAGGACGGGCAGGCGATGTCCGTGCGCGACAAGGGGCCGCTCTGGGTGATCTATCCCTATGACTCCGATCCTGCACTGCAGTCCGAGGTGACCTATGCCCGCAGCATCTGGCAGCTGGTCCGGATCGAGGCCGTGCGGTGA
- a CDS encoding GntR family transcriptional regulator produces MIPIRAATTAQQVHDWLYRCVLRGDLLPGTRLSETEIAAQVNLSRQPVREAFIRLAADGLAEVLPQRGTYIGRISMRAVLSARFIREAVESDLARHVAATRPDLTAMAAELTVQERCDVEGDVPGFIESDDRFHRAMALAADQGAVWQDLERLKAQMNRLRHLSMRVFDRSQTIAQHRAVLTALQAGDADGAEDAIRTHLRQMLTELPQMAAAHPDYFTD; encoded by the coding sequence ATGATTCCGATCCGCGCTGCCACGACCGCCCAGCAGGTCCATGACTGGTTGTACCGCTGCGTCCTGCGCGGCGACCTGCTGCCGGGCACGCGCCTGTCGGAGACCGAGATCGCGGCCCAGGTCAACCTGTCGCGCCAGCCCGTGCGCGAGGCCTTCATCCGGCTTGCCGCCGATGGCCTGGCCGAGGTGCTGCCCCAACGGGGCACCTATATCGGGCGCATCTCGATGCGGGCGGTCCTGTCGGCGCGCTTCATCCGCGAGGCGGTGGAAAGCGACCTGGCCCGCCATGTGGCCGCCACTCGCCCCGATCTGACCGCGATGGCCGCCGAACTGACCGTGCAGGAACGATGCGATGTCGAAGGCGACGTGCCGGGGTTCATCGAATCGGACGACCGGTTCCACCGGGCCATGGCCCTGGCGGCGGATCAAGGCGCCGTCTGGCAGGATCTGGAACGGCTCAAGGCCCAGATGAACCGCCTGCGGCACCTGTCGATGCGCGTCTTCGACCGCAGCCAGACCATCGCCCAGCACCGTGCCGTCCTGACCGCGCTGCAGGCCGGCGACGCCGATGGCGCCGAAGATGCCATCCGCACGCATCTGCGCCAGATGCTGACCGAACTGCCGCAGATGGCCGCGGCGCATCCCGACTATTTCACCGACTGA
- a CDS encoding sugar kinase — protein sequence MPQADPIRILSIGEAMVEMSRAPDPDLWRMGFAGDTLNTAWYLRRLLDDAWQVDYLTRVGTGDFSTRMVEFLRAEGLDTAHVTRQPDAEIGLYAISLTNGERSFSYWRDTSAARRLADDPNLLHAALQGCAMAYLSGITLAILPPQGRIGLLQALDRARQAGTTVVFDTNLRPRLWADVDTMRAVTQDAAGRADLVLPSFDDEAALFGDADPQATLDRYLALGAGQVVVKNGGGPIRFGGRDGAGHIDDLSVETPVDSTAAGDSFNAGYLAAWLTGADCAGAIRAGHALGRQVIRHPGALIRQAVQDARR from the coding sequence ATGCCGCAAGCCGACCCCATCCGCATCCTGTCCATCGGCGAGGCCATGGTCGAGATGTCGCGCGCCCCCGATCCGGACCTGTGGCGGATGGGCTTTGCCGGCGACACGCTGAACACGGCCTGGTACCTGCGCCGCCTGTTGGACGACGCCTGGCAGGTCGACTATCTGACGCGGGTCGGCACGGGCGACTTTTCGACCCGGATGGTCGAGTTCCTGCGGGCCGAAGGGCTGGACACCGCCCATGTCACCCGCCAGCCCGATGCCGAGATCGGCCTCTATGCGATCAGCCTGACGAACGGGGAACGCAGCTTCTCCTACTGGCGCGACACGTCCGCGGCGCGGCGGCTGGCCGACGACCCGAACCTGCTGCACGCCGCCCTTCAGGGCTGCGCAATGGCCTATCTGTCGGGGATCACGCTGGCGATCCTGCCCCCGCAGGGACGCATCGGCCTGCTGCAGGCACTGGACCGGGCGCGGCAGGCCGGCACCACGGTCGTCTTCGACACCAACCTGCGGCCGCGCCTGTGGGCCGACGTGGACACCATGCGTGCGGTCACGCAAGACGCTGCCGGCCGCGCGGACCTGGTCCTGCCCAGCTTCGACGACGAGGCCGCTCTGTTCGGCGATGCCGATCCGCAGGCGACGCTGGACCGCTATCTGGCCCTGGGCGCGGGCCAGGTGGTGGTCAAGAATGGCGGAGGGCCGATCCGGTTCGGTGGGCGCGATGGTGCGGGCCACATCGACGATCTCAGCGTCGAGACCCCGGTCGACAGCACCGCCGCGGGCGACAGCTTCAATGCGGGCTATCTGGCGGCATGGCTGACGGGGGCCGATTGCGCCGGTGCCATCCGGGCCGGGCACGCGCTTGGGCGACAGGTGATCCGCCATCCGGGCGCGCTGATCCGGCAGGCGGTTCAGGACGCCCGGCGCTGA